In the Nitrospirales bacterium LBB_01 genome, one interval contains:
- the hyfB gene encoding hydrogenase 4 subunit B, whose product MIKPLAFCLTKKPRYSSARLNEKLAMDFTMISPIKLSILSIAAFIIPVIFAIVIGGSRRLTIYISFSVSALASLSCAIAGLWALSNGITQQLTLPIGLPALPFHLRLDQLSGFFMVIIGLLSFYVSIYSMGYVGGLSRELPTRRLIVFYNLFVAAMFVVVLADDALCFLVAWEVMAGASYFLVMFEDGRSESRRAAYLYMVMAHVGAVLILLSFGVMAGVSTGFENFTGYTFDAMRAMDFPVKWATAAFLLYFIGFSAKAGVIPLHVWLPEAHPVAPSNVSALMSGVMLKIAIYGIVRFTFDIIRVYPWWWGALVLVLGLISAVMGVLFALMQHDIKKLLAYSSVENVGIILIGIGLSMIFTSFHLPVMASLALVAGLYHTMNHAMFKGLLFMGAGAIVHAVHDRKMDNMGGLIRRLPWTSVLFLVGSISISGLPPFNGFVSEWLTFQALLLSPSLPNQLMKLLIPLGAALLALTAALASATFVKTFGVIFLGNNRGANQHEVTESGWAMRIAMMLAAFTCLCFGILPTIVIDWMDVITERLFGTKLNTTSGVYGWMWLTPVDPERASYSGPLVLIGIIVVCSITYLLLHVRAGNIRRAPVWDCGFQKLNHKMQYNAISFSMPIRRIFGFLFKIKEQIRVSPQQRHPAFPVKSNYYLRIRDRFWGWIYRPIVDIVFLLSRKASLLQHGRIHLYLIYSFVTIIVLLAML is encoded by the coding sequence ATGATAAAACCATTAGCATTTTGTTTAACAAAGAAGCCGAGATATTCATCAGCCCGCTTAAATGAGAAACTCGCCATGGATTTTACCATGATATCTCCTATAAAATTATCAATACTCTCTATCGCTGCGTTTATAATTCCGGTCATTTTTGCTATTGTAATCGGAGGCAGCAGACGGCTAACAATATATATTTCCTTCTCTGTTTCAGCGTTAGCCTCCCTTTCCTGTGCTATTGCAGGGCTTTGGGCGCTAAGCAATGGAATTACACAACAGTTGACGCTTCCAATTGGGCTTCCAGCGCTTCCCTTTCATCTCAGGCTTGATCAGCTCTCCGGGTTTTTCATGGTTATTATTGGATTACTCTCATTTTACGTATCAATTTATTCAATGGGCTACGTAGGTGGACTCAGCAGAGAGTTGCCGACACGAAGGCTTATCGTGTTTTACAATCTATTTGTTGCAGCAATGTTTGTGGTGGTTTTAGCGGACGATGCGCTGTGTTTTCTTGTAGCATGGGAGGTGATGGCTGGAGCATCTTACTTTCTGGTTATGTTTGAAGACGGGCGCAGCGAAAGCAGACGTGCTGCATACCTGTACATGGTAATGGCTCATGTGGGAGCAGTTTTAATCCTGCTTTCTTTTGGTGTTATGGCAGGAGTCAGCACAGGGTTTGAAAACTTTACAGGCTACACATTTGATGCTATGAGAGCAATGGATTTTCCCGTTAAATGGGCAACGGCAGCGTTTTTACTTTATTTTATTGGTTTTTCTGCTAAAGCGGGTGTTATACCTCTTCATGTATGGCTTCCTGAGGCACATCCAGTTGCGCCATCAAATGTTTCAGCGCTTATGAGCGGAGTAATGCTGAAAATTGCCATATACGGCATAGTTCGCTTTACTTTTGACATCATACGTGTCTATCCATGGTGGTGGGGCGCTCTGGTGCTTGTCCTTGGGTTGATCTCAGCAGTTATGGGCGTGCTCTTTGCACTTATGCAGCATGATATAAAAAAGCTCCTTGCTTACAGCTCGGTGGAAAATGTTGGGATAATTCTTATAGGAATTGGGCTGTCAATGATATTTACCTCGTTTCACTTGCCTGTTATGGCATCCCTTGCGCTTGTGGCTGGATTGTACCACACGATGAATCATGCCATGTTTAAGGGCCTGCTATTTATGGGTGCCGGTGCCATTGTTCATGCCGTACATGATAGAAAGATGGATAACATGGGAGGACTGATACGCCGTCTGCCGTGGACGTCTGTATTGTTCCTTGTTGGCTCTATATCAATTTCGGGGCTACCTCCTTTTAACGGATTTGTTTCCGAATGGCTGACCTTTCAGGCCCTTTTGCTCTCGCCCTCTTTGCCAAATCAGCTTATGAAGCTCTTGATTCCGCTTGGAGCAGCGCTTTTGGCCTTAACTGCCGCTCTTGCATCCGCCACTTTTGTAAAAACCTTTGGGGTCATTTTCCTTGGGAACAACAGGGGTGCTAATCAGCATGAGGTGACAGAGTCTGGATGGGCGATGCGCATTGCTATGATGCTTGCAGCTTTCACCTGTCTGTGTTTTGGAATCCTGCCAACCATTGTTATAGACTGGATGGATGTTATTACGGAAAGACTGTTTGGGACAAAGTTAAATACCACCTCAGGCGTGTATGGCTGGATGTGGCTTACGCCAGTTGACCCAGAGCGTGCCTCCTACTCGGGGCCCCTTGTTCTTATCGGCATTATAGTAGTTTGCTCAATAACGTATTTGCTGCTTCATGTGCGGGCAGGAAACATTCGCAGAGCACCGGTGTGGGATTGCGGATTTCAAAAACTCAACCACAAAATGCAATACAATGCCATATCTTTCTCTATGCCTATTCGCAGAATTTTTGGTTTTCTATTTAAGATTAAAGAACAGATACGTGTCTCCCCGCAGCAAAGACACCCTGCCTTTCCTGTTAAATCAAATTACTACCTGCGTATAAGAGACCGTTTCTGGGGCTGGATCTACAGACCGATTGTTGACATAGTGTTTTTGCTGTCCAGAAAGGCTAGCTTACTGCAGCATGGGCGGATTCACCTGTACCTTATATACTCATTTGTAACAATAATCGTTCTATTGGCTATGTTATGA